The following are from one region of the Arcobacter defluvii genome:
- a CDS encoding EAL domain-containing protein has translation MFEKDYFYKNIFEFCDDPIIIFDKDYFIECNQSAIETLGLLSKNDIKSMHHSQISPLYQADNQVSSIKFQNLLNECQEKDFIKFEWLHKTIKNENFYVETFLKKIIFQGREVFFAKWKKLDEIKRLEKELEKQNILISQKREYIHKINEIIENSDVDKEKLLDTLFLLNEYKNAIDESSIVSKANNKGIITFVNDRFCEISGYKKEELIGKSHNIIRHPSMTKEFFKDMWNTLLNKEIFRGIITNKRKDGEPYYVDTTIIPIMDNNHNILEYIAIRHDITQLFEKEKIIQEQFLDELTSLDNRQKLLKDLKTLINPKIAIINIDRFRNINDFYGFEIGDLLLKEFANNLLKYKSTNLNIYRISNDIFVFLAFGNFSLNELKKVCNTLLKNINFEPIHVNENNFYLTISIGVACTCSNELISDNLLTRAEFALRVAKENNKNILFLDENMNIYDKLKENRQLIKNLRNALLKDNLLVYGQKIVNNKTNEIKYETLMRIQLEDGTILSPFRFLEASKKAKLYLSMTRKLVKKACNYFKDTNIEFTLNLTLEDLKDSYTMNSIFNTISKTKTAKQITFEIVESEGIEEFQEVNNFIINAKKIGCKIAIDDFGTGYSNFEYTIKLDIDIIKIDGSLIKNIHLDKNLELTVETIVTFAKALNIKTVAEFVHNKEVYECVKKLDIDYSQGYYLHEPEKLI, from the coding sequence ATGTTTGAGAAGGATTATTTCTATAAAAATATCTTTGAATTTTGTGATGATCCAATAATTATCTTTGATAAAGATTATTTTATAGAATGTAATCAATCTGCTATTGAAACGCTTGGTTTATTATCAAAAAATGATATAAAATCTATGCATCATTCTCAAATTTCTCCTTTATATCAAGCAGATAATCAAGTTTCATCTATTAAATTTCAAAACCTTTTAAATGAGTGCCAAGAAAAAGATTTTATAAAATTTGAATGGTTGCATAAAACAATCAAAAATGAAAATTTTTATGTTGAAACATTTTTAAAAAAGATAATATTTCAAGGAAGAGAAGTTTTTTTTGCAAAATGGAAAAAACTAGATGAAATAAAAAGATTAGAAAAAGAGTTAGAAAAACAAAATATCTTAATATCTCAAAAAAGAGAATATATACATAAAATTAACGAAATTATTGAAAATAGTGATGTTGATAAAGAAAAACTTTTAGATACACTTTTTTTATTAAATGAATACAAAAATGCTATTGATGAGAGTTCTATTGTCTCAAAAGCAAATAATAAGGGAATTATTACTTTTGTAAATGATAGATTTTGTGAGATTTCTGGATATAAAAAAGAAGAACTTATAGGTAAAAGTCACAATATCATTCGTCATCCAAGTATGACAAAAGAATTTTTCAAAGATATGTGGAATACTCTATTAAATAAAGAGATATTTAGAGGGATAATTACCAATAAAAGAAAAGATGGTGAACCTTATTATGTTGATACAACAATAATTCCAATTATGGATAATAACCATAATATTCTTGAATATATTGCAATTAGACATGATATAACTCAGCTTTTTGAAAAAGAAAAAATCATTCAAGAACAATTTTTAGATGAACTTACATCATTAGACAATAGACAAAAATTATTAAAAGATTTAAAGACCTTAATTAATCCTAAAATAGCAATAATTAACATAGATAGATTTAGAAATATAAATGATTTTTATGGCTTTGAAATAGGTGATTTACTATTAAAAGAGTTTGCTAACAATTTACTAAAATATAAATCTACAAATTTAAATATTTATAGAATTTCAAATGATATTTTTGTATTTTTAGCTTTTGGAAATTTTTCTTTAAATGAATTAAAAAAAGTTTGTAATACTCTATTAAAAAATATAAATTTTGAACCAATACATGTAAATGAAAATAATTTTTATTTAACTATTTCAATTGGTGTTGCTTGTACATGTAGTAATGAACTTATTAGTGATAATTTATTAACAAGAGCAGAATTTGCACTTCGTGTTGCAAAAGAAAACAATAAAAATATCTTATTTTTAGATGAAAATATGAATATTTACGACAAACTAAAAGAAAATAGGCAACTAATCAAAAATCTAAGAAATGCTCTTTTAAAAGACAATCTTTTAGTATATGGACAAAAAATAGTAAATAACAAAACAAATGAAATAAAATATGAAACATTGATGAGAATACAACTTGAAGATGGAACTATATTATCACCTTTTAGATTTTTAGAAGCATCGAAAAAAGCAAAACTTTATCTATCAATGACAAGAAAATTAGTAAAAAAAGCTTGTAATTATTTTAAAGATACGAATATTGAATTTACTCTAAACTTAACTTTAGAAGATTTAAAAGATAGTTATACAATGAACTCAATTTTTAATACTATTTCAAAAACAAAAACTGCAAAGCAAATCACCTTTGAAATTGTAGAATCAGAAGGTATTGAAGAGTTTCAAGAAGTAAATAATTTTATAATAAATGCAAAAAAAATAGGTTGTAAAATAGCAATTGATGATTTTGGTACTGGTTACTCAAACTTTGAATATACAATCAAACTTGATATTGATATTATTAAAATTGATGGTTCTTTAATAAAAAATATTCATTTAGATAAAAATTTAGAACTAACAGTTGAAACTATTGTAACTTTTGCAAAAGCTTTAAATATAAAAACAGTAGCTGAATTTGTACATAACAAAGAAGTATATGAATGTGTTAAAAAATTAGATATTGATTATTCACAAGGATATTATTTACACGAGCCTGAGAAATTAATTTAA
- a CDS encoding PAS domain-containing protein — protein MINEKETILDDYAFLVSETNEKGIIQFANDDFCKIAEYDINELIGKPHNMVRHKDMPKIAFKNLWETIKKGEIWTGYVKNSTKKGGYYWVYATIYPFESCDGEKGYLSCRRKATQDEIIKTIETYKELKKEEN, from the coding sequence ATGATTAATGAAAAAGAGACTATTTTAGATGATTATGCTTTTTTAGTTAGTGAAACTAATGAAAAAGGAATTATTCAATTTGCAAATGATGATTTTTGTAAAATCGCAGAATATGATATAAATGAATTAATAGGTAAACCTCATAATATGGTGAGACATAAAGATATGCCAAAAATTGCTTTTAAAAATTTATGGGAAACTATAAAAAAAGGAGAAATTTGGACAGGGTATGTAAAAAACTCTACTAAAAAGGGGGGATACTATTGGGTATATGCAACTATTTATCCTTTTGAATCTTGTGATGGAGAAAAAGGTTATCTTTCTTGTAGAAGAAAAGCTACACAAGATGAAATAATAAAAACAATAGAAACATATAAAGAATTAAAAAAAGAAGAAAATTAA